The following are encoded together in the Flavobacterium sp. TR2 genome:
- a CDS encoding porin family protein, protein MKKSKLIICALLMCAGAMAQTEKVKLGVKAGLNISSLTFDENELKSSDKTGFAAGLMAEIPVAKNFSVQPELLYSQQGMKISYSDPDVQNSHYKSTIKLNYLNIPVMLKYYVVKGLSVQAGPQVGILLKANNEYQDNFLGYDNRENLDLKDYANGVDASVNFGLGYQFKDKFYADVRYNASYTNVFKDVTANTNYIINSDMKNKVFQITIGYFFK, encoded by the coding sequence ATGAAAAAATCAAAGCTAATAATCTGTGCATTGCTAATGTGTGCAGGTGCAATGGCCCAAACCGAAAAGGTTAAACTGGGAGTAAAAGCAGGTTTAAATATCTCAAGCCTAACATTTGATGAAAATGAATTGAAGTCATCTGATAAAACAGGATTTGCAGCAGGTCTGATGGCAGAAATTCCTGTAGCAAAAAACTTCTCGGTGCAGCCAGAATTATTGTACAGCCAGCAGGGAATGAAAATCTCGTATTCGGATCCAGACGTTCAGAATTCGCATTATAAAAGCACCATCAAATTAAATTATTTGAATATTCCTGTAATGCTGAAATACTATGTAGTAAAAGGACTTAGCGTTCAGGCAGGACCTCAGGTTGGAATTTTATTAAAAGCAAACAATGAATATCAGGACAACTTTTTAGGCTATGATAATCGCGAAAATTTAGATTTAAAAGATTACGCCAATGGAGTAGATGCATCTGTAAATTTTGGCTTAGGCTATCAGTTTAAAGACAAGTTTTATGCCGATGTAAGATATAATGCTTCTTATACAAATGTGTTTAAAGATGTAACGGCAAACACAAATTACATTATCAACAGTGATATGAAGAATAAAGTTTTTCAAATAACAATCGGTTATTTTTTTAAATAG